In one window of Mercurialis annua linkage group LG4, ddMerAnnu1.2, whole genome shotgun sequence DNA:
- the LOC126679067 gene encoding ras-related protein RABB1c has product MSYAYLFKYIIIGDTGVGKSCLLLQFTDKRFQPVHDLTIGVEFGARMITIDNKPIKLQIWDTAGQESFRSITRSYYRGAAGALLVYDITRRETFNHLASWLEDARQHANANMTIMLIGNKCDLAHRRAVSTEEGEQFAKEHGLIFMEASAKTAQNVEEAFIKTAATIYKKIQDGVFDVSNESYGIKVGYGGIPGPSGGRDGSSSQAGGCCS; this is encoded by the exons atgtcATACGCGTATCTTTTCAAGTACATCATCATCGGCGACACTG GAGTGGGGAAATCGTGTCTGCTGCTACAATTCACTGATAAAAGGTTTCAACCGGTGCACGACCTTACCATAGGTGTCGAATTTGGGGCTCGTATGATCACCATCGATAACAAGCCCATCAAGCTCCAAATTTGGGACACG GCTGGTCAAGAGTCCTTCAGATCCATTACCAGGTCCTACTATAGAGGTGCTGCTGGTGCTTTGCTTGTCTATGATATTACTAG GAGGGAAACATTCAATCACTTAGCCAGCTGGTTGGAGGATGCCAGACAGCATGCCAATGCAAACATGACAATTATGCTCATTGGTAATAAGTGTGATCTTGCTCATAGAAGGGCTGTCAGCACAGAGGAGGGGGAGCAGTTTGCCAAGGAGCATGGATTAATTTTTATGGAGGCCTCAGCAAAAACTGCTCAGAATGTTGAGGAG GCATTTATAAAAACAGCTGCAACAATATATAAGAAGATTCAGGATGGAGTTTTTGATGTATCAAACGAG TCTTATGGAATAAAAGTAGGATACGGCGGTATCCCAGGGCCATCGGGAGGCAGAGACGGGTCATCTTCTCAAGCAGGAGGGTGCTGCAGTTGA